One Sinorhizobium mexicanum genomic region harbors:
- the exbB gene encoding tonB-system energizer ExbB codes for MSHRTRPQSNLWLAATLAISLVGAVSTGFAQTVRQDPSSAVARQAQGAAPAVAGPAATDGGEASVTTAPALPASVDAAAPGASANPVLPHDLSPIGMFLAADIVVKGVMIGLAMASVVTWAIFLVKTIELVGAKSRLRRAVRVLSDANGLAEVKAGLDRKAGVAAEMVAAAVDEMARSEAVLDHAPATGIKERVSSLLGRIEIRAGKQMSGGTGILASIGSVGPFVGLFGTVWGIMNSFIGISKAQTTNLAIVAPGIAEALLATAIGLVAAIPAVVIYNYFARSVSGYKLILADAAAAVERLVSRDLDHRHVRKAQPQRRDGYVDASITRIG; via the coding sequence ATGTCACACCGGACTCGGCCGCAATCGAATCTGTGGTTGGCGGCTACGCTCGCCATTTCACTTGTCGGAGCGGTTTCAACAGGCTTCGCCCAAACGGTGCGGCAAGATCCCTCGTCAGCGGTCGCCCGGCAAGCGCAGGGCGCGGCGCCCGCCGTTGCGGGACCGGCCGCCACCGACGGCGGCGAAGCGAGTGTCACGACTGCCCCCGCTTTGCCTGCATCTGTCGACGCCGCGGCGCCGGGCGCAAGCGCCAACCCGGTCCTTCCGCACGATCTTTCGCCGATCGGTATGTTTCTTGCTGCCGATATCGTCGTCAAGGGCGTGATGATCGGCCTGGCGATGGCATCCGTCGTCACCTGGGCGATTTTCCTTGTGAAGACGATAGAACTCGTCGGTGCAAAATCGCGGCTGAGACGCGCAGTCCGAGTGCTCAGCGATGCGAATGGCCTCGCCGAGGTCAAGGCCGGACTCGACCGCAAGGCCGGCGTTGCTGCGGAAATGGTCGCGGCAGCGGTCGACGAAATGGCCCGTTCAGAGGCGGTTCTGGATCATGCCCCGGCCACCGGCATCAAAGAGCGCGTGTCATCGCTACTCGGCCGTATCGAGATTCGTGCCGGCAAGCAGATGAGCGGCGGCACCGGCATTCTGGCTTCGATCGGTTCAGTTGGTCCCTTCGTCGGGCTGTTCGGTACGGTTTGGGGGATCATGAATTCGTTTATCGGCATCAGTAAAGCGCAGACGACCAACCTGGCGATCGTAGCGCCCGGTATTGCCGAGGCTTTGCTGGCGACAGCCATCGGCCTCGTCGCGGCCATTCCCGCGGTGGTGATTTACAACTACTTCGCGCGGTCGGTAAGCGGCTACAAGCTCATCCTGGCGGATGCGGCGGCAGCGGTGGAACGATTGGTGAGCCGCGACCTCGACCATCGACATGTGCGCAAGGCCCAGCCGCAGAGGCGCGACGGCTATGTCGATGCTTCGATAACCAGGATCGGATAA
- the tolC gene encoding outer membrane channel protein TolC, with amino-acid sequence MVSIVRKAALWAAVSTSVLIAPHAALAETIAGAMAKAYANNPDLNAARAGLRATDEGVPIAKSGFRPQVSAAATGTLTRVDGERPGLGGDFHSGQVGISITQMIFDGFQTLNNVRAAESNVFSSRETLKANEIQILLAAAQAYANIARDQQVVSIRRQNLAFLREQLNASQARLEVGEGTRTDVSQAEAELANAQSLLVSAIAQLKQSEAVYVQIVGAAPTGIRQPAPANKSMPRSLDQAVATGLRENPQILAAQYAVDSAGFQVKSAEGTMLPGVVLQGAVTRNTGNVGNGLDDTTASVTARLEVPIYQGGAEYGQIRQAKEILGQQRILVDSARASVQQTVVSAYAQLDSALARITASRSQISAANLALEGVIEERKVGQRTTLDVLDSQQDVLDAQESLAAAQRDAVVASYSLLAAMGRLTVKTQGLAVAEYRSEEHYEAVKDKWFGLRTVDGR; translated from the coding sequence ATGGTGTCGATTGTCCGCAAAGCAGCCTTGTGGGCGGCTGTCTCGACCAGTGTGCTGATCGCGCCGCATGCGGCGCTGGCAGAGACGATCGCCGGCGCAATGGCGAAGGCCTATGCGAACAACCCGGATCTCAATGCCGCACGCGCTGGCCTTCGCGCCACCGATGAAGGGGTTCCGATCGCCAAATCTGGCTTCCGGCCGCAGGTCTCGGCGGCCGCTACCGGTACATTGACTCGTGTCGACGGTGAGAGGCCTGGTCTTGGTGGCGACTTTCATAGTGGCCAAGTCGGCATTAGCATCACTCAGATGATTTTCGATGGGTTTCAGACGCTGAACAACGTCAGGGCCGCCGAATCGAATGTCTTTTCGAGCCGCGAAACGTTGAAGGCCAATGAAATCCAGATCCTTCTCGCTGCAGCGCAGGCCTATGCGAATATCGCTCGCGATCAGCAGGTTGTTTCGATCCGCAGGCAGAACCTGGCGTTCCTGAGAGAGCAGCTGAATGCCTCGCAAGCGCGCCTCGAGGTGGGTGAAGGAACGCGCACGGATGTGAGCCAGGCCGAGGCGGAACTCGCCAACGCGCAGTCCTTGCTGGTCAGCGCGATCGCCCAGCTCAAGCAGAGCGAAGCGGTCTACGTGCAGATTGTCGGCGCGGCTCCCACGGGAATCAGGCAGCCGGCGCCGGCCAACAAGAGCATGCCGAGATCCCTCGATCAGGCGGTGGCTACGGGCTTGCGGGAAAATCCGCAGATTCTGGCCGCGCAGTATGCTGTCGATTCGGCAGGCTTCCAGGTGAAGTCGGCCGAAGGCACGATGCTGCCCGGCGTCGTGCTGCAGGGAGCGGTGACGCGTAATACCGGCAATGTCGGCAATGGATTGGACGACACCACCGCAAGTGTGACGGCGCGGTTGGAAGTGCCGATCTATCAGGGCGGTGCTGAATACGGACAGATACGCCAGGCCAAGGAAATCCTGGGTCAGCAGCGAATCCTCGTCGACTCTGCGCGTGCCTCGGTTCAGCAGACCGTGGTCTCGGCCTATGCTCAGCTTGATTCCGCTCTCGCGCGAATCACCGCAAGCAGGTCGCAGATTTCGGCCGCCAACCTGGCTCTTGAGGGCGTTATCGAAGAGCGAAAGGTGGGCCAGCGCACCACGCTCGACGTCCTCGACTCGCAACAGGACGTTCTCGACGCGCAGGAGTCGCTCGCCGCAGCGCAGCGCGATGCCGTCGTGGCGAGCTATTCGCTGCTCGCGGCTATGGGCCGGCTGACCGTCAAGACTCAAGGCCTCGCGGTTGCGGAATATCGCTCGGAAGAGCACTACGAAGCCGTCAAGGACAAGTGGTTCGGCCTGCGGACCGTCGACGGCCGCTGA
- a CDS encoding protein-L-isoaspartate O-methyltransferase family protein, which produces MNFEAARIKMVDNQVRTTDVNSHSVLSAFLSVPREEFVPAKLKELAYIDADIELVGGAEPRYLMEPSPLAKLLQLAGISKSDVVLEIGCGTGYASALLSLIAGSVVALESDEGLAATATATLARLGYDNIAVVTGDLAEGYVAESPYDVIFINGAVETIPAGLFGQLRDGGRLVTVEGFSNASRAKVYVRGFGRISERSDFNTAVKPLPGFRRERTFVF; this is translated from the coding sequence ATGAACTTCGAAGCAGCGCGCATTAAGATGGTCGACAATCAGGTTCGGACCACGGATGTGAACTCCCATTCGGTGCTGTCCGCCTTCCTTTCCGTTCCTCGCGAGGAGTTCGTGCCCGCCAAATTAAAGGAACTGGCCTATATCGATGCCGATATCGAACTCGTTGGCGGCGCCGAACCGCGCTACTTGATGGAGCCATCGCCGCTCGCGAAGCTGTTGCAGCTCGCCGGAATTTCCAAGTCCGATGTTGTGCTCGAGATTGGGTGCGGGACAGGTTATGCCTCCGCATTGCTATCTCTGATTGCCGGCTCTGTCGTCGCACTGGAGAGCGACGAGGGGCTGGCCGCTACAGCGACTGCGACGCTCGCGCGCCTTGGCTATGACAATATTGCGGTGGTGACGGGCGACCTTGCCGAAGGCTACGTCGCAGAATCTCCCTATGACGTGATTTTCATCAACGGTGCAGTGGAAACAATTCCGGCGGGCCTTTTCGGGCAACTGCGCGACGGCGGGCGCCTCGTGACGGTTGAAGGATTTAGTAACGCATCTCGTGCGAAAGTTTATGTGCGTGGATTCGGCAGGATCTCGGAACGGTCGGACTTCAACACGGCCGTCAAGCCTCTTCCCGGATTTCGCCGCGAGCGCACTTTTGTTTTCTGA
- a CDS encoding PopZ family protein, with amino-acid sequence MAQLNVAREPSMDEILASIRKIIENNEPGQMGSSVRQEFEDEADDDIELTIDSEIEAAAFGASEEPRPSSKMQPYVSTADATGNTAETQASPQPPLSLADVAARVRAASERHAVNYASKDHVGPAPAPPVQDNPVITSRMAAVSSPATPLNVSVRKAEDEPVGDVSVERTVAEPSTSSMATVREEVADTEETPLSAIVSPAVSRQVARSFEDLAHAVEQGPRRSFDEIAEAMLRPMLQEWLDDNLPTLVERLVREEIERVARGPRR; translated from the coding sequence ATGGCACAGCTCAATGTCGCGCGTGAACCTTCGATGGACGAGATTCTGGCGTCCATTCGCAAGATCATCGAGAACAACGAGCCTGGGCAGATGGGATCCTCTGTCAGGCAGGAGTTCGAAGACGAAGCCGATGACGACATCGAACTGACAATCGACTCGGAAATCGAGGCCGCCGCGTTCGGTGCATCCGAAGAGCCTCGTCCTTCATCAAAGATGCAGCCCTACGTGTCCACGGCCGATGCAACCGGCAATACGGCAGAAACCCAGGCTTCGCCGCAGCCGCCGCTTTCGCTTGCTGACGTCGCGGCAAGGGTAAGAGCCGCCTCCGAACGTCACGCGGTGAACTATGCTTCAAAGGATCACGTCGGCCCGGCCCCTGCGCCTCCGGTGCAGGACAATCCGGTAATTACCTCGCGAATGGCGGCGGTCTCTTCGCCTGCGACTCCGCTAAACGTGAGCGTGAGGAAAGCGGAAGACGAGCCGGTCGGGGATGTTTCCGTAGAACGGACGGTTGCCGAGCCCAGCACGTCGTCAATGGCGACCGTTCGGGAGGAGGTGGCCGACACCGAAGAGACGCCGCTGAGCGCGATTGTGTCTCCGGCGGTCAGCCGCCAGGTGGCGCGCTCATTCGAAGACCTTGCCCATGCCGTCGAGCAGGGACCCAGGCGTTCCTTCGACGAGATTGCGGAAGCGATGCTTCGGCCAATGCTGCAGGAATGGCTGGATGATAATCTGCCAACCTTGGTCGAGCGTTTGGTGCGCGAGGAAATCGAACGCGTCGCGCGCGGTCCTCGTCGCTGA
- the exbD gene encoding TonB system transport protein ExbD, translating to MAGRISESGGDLDENSEINVTPFIDVMLVLLIIFMVAAPLATVDMKVDLPQSVAKPAPRDDKPVFVTLKADLTLAIGNEETARESFVSELKRITNGSTETRVLLRADRLVDYGELMTVMNLIQDAGYSKIALVGLEAAPGR from the coding sequence ATGGCGGGACGGATTTCCGAAAGCGGTGGCGATCTCGACGAGAACAGCGAGATCAACGTGACGCCCTTCATCGACGTCATGCTCGTCCTGCTGATTATCTTCATGGTTGCTGCACCCTTGGCGACCGTCGACATGAAGGTCGACCTGCCGCAATCGGTGGCCAAGCCCGCGCCAAGGGACGACAAGCCGGTTTTCGTGACATTGAAGGCAGACTTGACGCTGGCGATCGGCAACGAGGAAACGGCTCGCGAAAGCTTCGTTTCGGAACTCAAGCGGATAACGAACGGGAGCACCGAAACGCGCGTGCTCCTGCGCGCGGATCGCTTGGTCGATTACGGCGAACTGATGACAGTTATGAATCTCATTCAAGACGCAGGCTACAGCAAGATCGCCCTTGTCGGGCTCGAGGCGGCGCCCGGGCGTTAG
- a CDS encoding valine--tRNA ligase codes for MLDKTYDSAAVDPRIAKKWDEENAFRAGAGAKPGADSFCIVIPPPNVTGSLHMGHALNNTLQDIMVRFERMRGKDVLWQPGMDHAGIATQMVVERQLAQRKLPGRREMGREAFVEKVWEWKAESGGLIFNQLKRLGASCDWSRERFTMDDGLSEAVIEVFVSLYKEGLIYRDKRLVNWDPKLQTAISDIEVEQVEVNGHLWHLRYPLEEGVTYQHPVAFDEDGNATEWEARDYLVVATTRPETMLGDTGVAVHPDDVRYKGIVGKHVILPIVGRRIPIVADEYPDPATGTGAVKMTPAHDFNDFDVGKRRGLRQVNVLTADGRITIKNNEDFLEDLDHPAALHGAWDQLEGKDRFEARKLIVEILDEAGLVDHIEPHRHTVPHGDRGGVPIEPRLTEQWYVDAKTLAKPAIAAVREGRTNFVPKNWEKTYFEWMENIQPWCISRQLWWGHQIPAWYGPDGQIFVEKTEEEALHAAIQHYIAHEGPMKAYVEDLLENFKPGEILTRDEDVLDTWFSSALWPFSTLGWPNETPELERYYQTDVLVTGFDIIFFWVARMMMMGLHFMKDADGTPVEPFHTVYVHALVRDKNGQKMSKSKGNVIDPLELMDEYGADALRFTLAIMAAQGRDVKLDPARIAGYRNFGTKLWNATRFAEMNGVTNSEGFIPEATSLTINRWILTELSRTIRDVTEAIDGYRFNEAAGGLYRFVWNQFCDWYLELLKPVFNGEDQEAKRESQACVAYVLDETYKLLHPFMPFMTEELWEKTAGPGRERDTLLCHAEWPSAFYADDAAADEINWLIDLVSGIRSVRAEMNVPPAATAPLVIVGANGLTSERLDRHASAIKRLARVESIEHAAVAPRGSAQIVIAEATACLPLGSLIDLSAEKIRLEKAIAKVEVERERILGKLANEKFVANAKAELVEAERERLVELDLQKDSLGVALSRVSEAG; via the coding sequence ATGCTTGATAAGACCTACGATTCCGCAGCCGTCGACCCGCGTATCGCCAAGAAGTGGGACGAAGAAAACGCGTTTCGTGCTGGCGCCGGCGCAAAGCCCGGGGCCGATAGCTTCTGCATTGTGATTCCGCCGCCGAACGTGACGGGCTCGTTGCATATGGGCCATGCGCTGAACAACACGCTGCAGGACATCATGGTGCGTTTCGAGCGTATGCGCGGCAAGGATGTGCTCTGGCAGCCGGGCATGGATCACGCCGGCATCGCCACACAGATGGTCGTCGAGCGTCAGCTCGCGCAGAGAAAACTGCCCGGTCGGCGTGAGATGGGGCGTGAAGCGTTCGTCGAAAAGGTTTGGGAGTGGAAGGCCGAATCCGGTGGTCTGATCTTCAACCAGTTGAAGCGGCTGGGGGCGTCGTGCGACTGGTCGCGCGAACGCTTTACAATGGACGACGGCTTGTCCGAGGCCGTGATCGAGGTCTTTGTCAGCCTCTATAAGGAAGGTCTGATCTACCGCGACAAACGCCTCGTCAACTGGGACCCGAAGCTGCAGACGGCGATCTCGGATATCGAAGTCGAGCAGGTCGAGGTCAATGGCCATCTCTGGCATCTACGGTATCCGCTGGAAGAGGGCGTTACATACCAGCATCCCGTGGCCTTCGATGAAGACGGCAACGCGACGGAATGGGAGGCCCGCGACTATCTCGTCGTTGCCACCACGCGTCCGGAGACGATGCTCGGCGATACCGGCGTTGCGGTCCATCCGGATGACGTCCGCTACAAGGGTATTGTCGGCAAGCACGTGATCCTGCCAATCGTCGGGCGGCGGATTCCGATCGTGGCCGATGAATACCCCGATCCGGCGACGGGCACCGGTGCCGTCAAGATGACGCCGGCCCACGACTTCAACGACTTCGACGTCGGCAAGCGGAGAGGACTTCGCCAGGTCAATGTCCTGACTGCGGACGGGCGGATCACGATCAAGAATAACGAGGACTTCCTTGAAGACCTCGATCACCCGGCTGCGCTTCACGGCGCCTGGGATCAACTCGAAGGCAAGGACCGTTTCGAGGCTCGCAAGCTGATCGTCGAGATCCTCGACGAGGCGGGGCTTGTCGATCACATCGAGCCGCACAGGCACACCGTGCCGCATGGTGACCGCGGCGGGGTACCGATCGAGCCCCGGCTGACCGAGCAATGGTATGTCGATGCCAAGACCTTGGCCAAGCCCGCGATTGCCGCGGTCAGGGAAGGCCGGACCAACTTCGTTCCGAAGAACTGGGAAAAGACCTACTTCGAATGGATGGAGAACATCCAGCCCTGGTGCATTTCGCGCCAGCTCTGGTGGGGGCACCAGATACCCGCGTGGTACGGTCCCGACGGCCAGATCTTCGTGGAGAAGACCGAGGAAGAGGCGCTGCACGCCGCGATCCAGCACTACATCGCGCATGAAGGGCCGATGAAGGCCTATGTCGAAGACCTTCTCGAAAACTTCAAGCCAGGCGAAATCCTGACGCGCGACGAGGACGTGCTGGACACTTGGTTCTCGTCCGCCCTCTGGCCGTTCTCAACGCTCGGATGGCCGAACGAAACGCCGGAACTCGAAAGATACTACCAGACGGATGTTCTGGTGACCGGCTTTGACATCATCTTCTTCTGGGTCGCCCGTATGATGATGATGGGCCTTCATTTCATGAAGGACGCCGACGGCACGCCGGTCGAGCCGTTCCACACCGTTTACGTCCACGCGCTCGTTCGCGACAAGAACGGCCAGAAGATGTCGAAGTCGAAAGGTAACGTCATCGACCCATTGGAACTGATGGACGAATACGGCGCCGACGCGCTGCGCTTCACCCTGGCGATCATGGCGGCGCAGGGGCGCGACGTGAAACTCGACCCGGCCCGCATTGCCGGCTACCGCAACTTCGGCACCAAGCTCTGGAATGCGACGCGCTTCGCCGAGATGAATGGCGTGACGAACAGCGAAGGATTCATTCCCGAAGCCACGTCGCTGACCATCAACCGCTGGATTCTGACCGAGCTTTCGCGAACGATCCGCGACGTAACGGAGGCGATCGACGGGTACCGCTTCAACGAAGCGGCCGGCGGTCTCTATCGCTTTGTCTGGAACCAGTTCTGCGACTGGTACCTCGAACTCTTGAAGCCCGTTTTCAACGGCGAAGACCAAGAGGCCAAGCGCGAGTCTCAGGCCTGCGTCGCTTACGTGCTGGACGAGACCTACAAGCTCTTGCATCCGTTCATGCCGTTCATGACGGAGGAGCTTTGGGAGAAGACCGCTGGTCCCGGACGCGAGCGTGATACGCTGCTGTGTCACGCGGAATGGCCGTCAGCCTTCTACGCGGATGATGCTGCCGCAGACGAAATCAACTGGTTGATCGATCTCGTCTCGGGCATTCGCTCGGTGCGCGCCGAAATGAATGTTCCCCCGGCAGCGACGGCGCCACTCGTGATCGTCGGTGCAAATGGGCTGACCAGCGAGCGCCTTGACCGGCATGCCTCGGCGATAAAGCGCCTTGCGAGAGTGGAGAGCATCGAGCATGCGGCGGTGGCGCCGCGCGGCAGCGCCCAGATCGTCATCGCCGAAGCGACAGCCTGCCTTCCGCTCGGCAGCCTTATCGACCTTTCAGCAGAGAAGATCCGGCTCGAGAAGGCAATCGCCAAGGTTGAGGTCGAGCGTGAGAGAATTCTCGGTAAGCTCGCCAACGAGAAGTTCGTCGCCAACGCGAAGGCCGAGTTGGTCGAGGCAGAGCGCGAAAGGCTCGTGGAACTGGACCTGCAGAAGGATTCGCTTGGGGTCGCCCTCAGCCGCGTGTCGGAAGCGGGTTGA
- the exoR gene encoding exopolysaccharide production regulator ExoR, translated as MLAGEFKSLRIAVLGVSLAVGASTAGPARAFDPGAGVSKESGPFALFKFGFSAYKNGRKDEAVEAYRYAAEKGHTGSRWALANMYAYGDGVTENDLEAFKIYSEIAQQGVEPGSEDTGYFVNALISLAGYYRRGIPDSPVKVDLAQARQLYFQAASTFGVAEAQFQLARMLLSGEGGTVNVQQAKKWLNRARKNGHAGAMGVFGNVIFQEGQTVRGLAYMTAALDQCSPKDKPWLQSMQEQAFSLATEDDRRVAITMSQNMHLQADDD; from the coding sequence ATGCTCGCGGGTGAATTCAAGTCGCTTAGGATTGCGGTGCTCGGTGTGTCGCTGGCGGTTGGTGCCTCCACCGCAGGGCCCGCGCGAGCATTCGATCCGGGAGCGGGCGTTTCCAAGGAATCCGGCCCGTTCGCCCTCTTCAAGTTTGGCTTTTCCGCCTACAAGAACGGCAGGAAGGACGAAGCGGTCGAGGCCTATCGTTATGCCGCCGAAAAGGGGCATACGGGATCGCGCTGGGCACTCGCCAATATGTATGCCTATGGCGACGGGGTCACCGAGAACGATCTAGAAGCGTTCAAGATCTACAGCGAAATTGCCCAGCAGGGCGTCGAACCCGGGTCGGAAGACACGGGTTATTTTGTTAATGCGCTGATCTCGCTTGCCGGCTACTATCGGCGCGGCATTCCCGACAGCCCGGTGAAAGTGGACCTGGCACAGGCCCGGCAGTTGTATTTTCAGGCGGCGTCGACGTTCGGTGTCGCGGAGGCGCAATTTCAGCTGGCGCGCATGCTGCTTTCGGGCGAGGGCGGCACCGTCAATGTTCAACAGGCCAAGAAGTGGTTGAACCGCGCACGCAAGAATGGCCATGCCGGAGCCATGGGCGTGTTCGGAAACGTCATTTTTCAGGAAGGCCAGACCGTTCGTGGCCTTGCCTATATGACCGCGGCGCTTGACCAGTGTTCGCCGAAGGACAAGCCCTGGCTGCAGTCGATGCAGGAGCAGGCCTTCTCGCTGGCGACTGAAGACGATCGCCGCGTGGCGATCACCATGTCGCAGAACATGCACCTACAGGCAGACGACGATTAG
- the xth gene encoding exodeoxyribonuclease III, producing MKIATWNINGAKARLDGVVAWLKESNPDIACLQEIKSVDEAFPRSEIEALGYHVETHGQKGFNGVALLSKMRPDEVNRGLPGDEMDEQARFIEGVFSVKDGAIRVCCLYLPNGSPVDSEKYPYKLSWMQRLATFAEQRLRLEEPLILAGDYNVIPEAHDCWDVKVWQNDALFLPETRAAFRRLRNLGFTDAVRATSDEVPLYSFWDYQAGCWPKNFGIRIDHLMMSPEAADKLLSTAIEKHVRSWEKPSDHVPVAGEFAFEAA from the coding sequence ATGAAGATTGCCACCTGGAACATCAACGGCGCCAAGGCACGCCTCGACGGAGTCGTCGCCTGGCTCAAGGAATCGAACCCGGACATCGCCTGCCTGCAGGAAATCAAATCAGTGGACGAGGCATTTCCGAGGAGTGAGATCGAAGCACTCGGCTACCACGTGGAAACGCACGGCCAGAAGGGCTTCAATGGCGTCGCACTGCTCTCGAAAATGCGGCCAGACGAAGTCAATCGTGGCCTGCCGGGAGACGAGATGGACGAGCAGGCACGCTTTATAGAGGGCGTCTTCTCGGTTAAAGACGGCGCGATCCGCGTGTGTTGCCTCTACCTGCCGAACGGAAGTCCCGTCGACAGCGAAAAATACCCTTACAAGCTAAGCTGGATGCAGCGCCTGGCGACCTTCGCGGAACAGAGGCTCAGGCTCGAAGAACCGCTCATTCTCGCCGGCGACTACAATGTCATTCCGGAAGCCCACGATTGCTGGGACGTCAAGGTCTGGCAGAACGATGCGCTCTTCCTGCCGGAAACGCGAGCGGCTTTCCGGCGTCTTCGCAATCTCGGATTCACCGACGCCGTGCGCGCCACCTCGGACGAGGTGCCGCTCTATTCATTCTGGGACTATCAGGCCGGATGCTGGCCGAAAAATTTCGGCATTCGCATCGATCACCTGATGATGTCGCCCGAGGCCGCCGACAAGCTCTTGTCTACGGCGATAGAAAAACACGTGCGCTCCTGGGAAAAACCGTCCGACCACGTGCCGGTCGCAGGCGAATTCGCCTTCGAAGCGGCATAG
- a CDS encoding outer membrane protein transport protein — protein MAQNGMKQGILAVVAGMLVVSAAHAGGLERSGYNIDLLFDPSDYAAEATATYVNPQRELKNVRDTDTANTDVLGGTFGGGNLNGRPNAADDTESYWAPRIGVKAALGDSIDCMADYSQPWGAHTNPGKNWAGANNNIETKVESDNYAATCSYKWEMGPGYLRVIGGGFYQEVGGFKERLVQDYTGTPLNGIFSGVGRLELEDSGWGWRTGVAYEIPEYAMRASLVYNSAVDLDNLSGFIDLRQLGFFVPNPGGGPPILATGTKYDVSGAASMPDSLELKVQSGIAPGWLAFGSVKWTDWSQLQVVKFCPATVTAATPCTSLDLLYRDGWTISGGIGHKFNDQWSGAVSLTWDRGTSHGYGSQTDTWLLGTGVSYTPNQNVEVRLAGSVGILTSGSSGPVTFDGQVIGDDVTYDFDNDFVGAISTSLKVRF, from the coding sequence ATGGCTCAAAATGGAATGAAGCAGGGCATTTTGGCGGTCGTCGCCGGAATGCTCGTGGTATCGGCTGCGCACGCTGGGGGGCTTGAGCGCAGCGGTTACAATATCGATTTGTTGTTCGACCCGTCGGATTATGCTGCCGAAGCAACGGCGACCTACGTCAATCCGCAGCGTGAACTGAAGAATGTCCGGGATACGGATACTGCGAATACAGATGTGCTTGGAGGCACGTTCGGCGGCGGCAACCTGAATGGCCGTCCGAATGCTGCGGATGACACGGAAAGCTATTGGGCGCCCCGCATTGGCGTAAAGGCTGCTTTGGGTGACAGTATTGACTGTATGGCGGACTACTCGCAGCCTTGGGGCGCCCATACCAATCCCGGCAAGAATTGGGCCGGTGCCAATAACAACATCGAAACGAAAGTCGAAAGCGACAACTACGCAGCCACCTGCTCCTACAAATGGGAGATGGGGCCTGGCTACTTGCGCGTTATTGGCGGTGGCTTCTACCAGGAAGTGGGTGGCTTTAAAGAGCGGCTAGTGCAGGACTACACAGGCACACCGCTTAACGGCATATTCTCGGGCGTCGGGCGGCTTGAACTCGAGGATAGCGGGTGGGGTTGGCGAACGGGCGTAGCTTACGAAATACCTGAATACGCGATGCGCGCCAGTCTCGTTTACAACAGCGCCGTCGATCTGGATAACCTTTCCGGTTTCATTGACTTGCGGCAGTTGGGATTTTTTGTTCCCAATCCCGGCGGCGGCCCACCCATCCTGGCTACCGGCACTAAGTACGACGTCAGTGGCGCCGCTTCGATGCCGGATTCGCTGGAGCTCAAGGTCCAGTCCGGCATAGCACCCGGGTGGCTCGCATTCGGCTCCGTCAAGTGGACGGATTGGAGTCAATTGCAGGTTGTCAAATTCTGCCCCGCGACCGTAACCGCCGCGACACCCTGCACAAGCCTGGACCTCCTGTATCGGGACGGCTGGACAATCAGCGGCGGCATCGGCCACAAGTTCAACGATCAGTGGAGCGGGGCAGTCAGCCTAACCTGGGATCGAGGCACTAGCCACGGCTATGGTAGTCAGACAGATACCTGGCTGCTTGGTACCGGCGTTTCCTACACGCCGAACCAGAATGTCGAAGTACGCCTTGCCGGTAGTGTTGGGATCCTGACGAGCGGCAGTTCGGGACCGGTCACCTTTGACGGGCAAGTGATCGGCGACGACGTGACCTATGACTTCGACAATGATTTTGTCGGTGCGATCTCAACATCGCTAAAGGTTAGGTTCTGA